Proteins encoded within one genomic window of Girardinichthys multiradiatus isolate DD_20200921_A chromosome 21, DD_fGirMul_XY1, whole genome shotgun sequence:
- the LOC124858308 gene encoding uncharacterized protein LOC124858308 yields the protein MPTKPAKYGIKSWVAWDAKSSYAWKMQVYTGKPTSGCPEKNQGVRVVLDVTEGLRGHNVTCDNFFTSYELGQQLLKRKITMVGTDRKNKPELPPALPASKEREVFSSEFAFKPNTTLVSYLPKKNKNVVLLSTLQTDISDREDRKPIIILDYNRNKGGVDNLDKVIGTYSCRRMTACWPLIIFHNIIDVSSYNAFVIWREINPTWMSHKQNKRRLFLEQLGKALVTPLIERRKQVPRTEPSAAVVKAIPSPGAPDQPEDPSTTATSPARASKSKF from the coding sequence ATGCCCACCAAGCCAGCAAAATATGGGATCAAGTCATGGGTGGCTTGGGATGCCAAATCAAGCTATGCTTGGAAAATGCAAGTCTATACTGGGAAGCCGACCAGTGGATGCCCAGAGAAGAACCAGGGGGTGCGAGTTGTGCTTGAtgtgacagagggactgaggggtCACAATGTGACATGTGACAATTTCTTCACCTCTTATGAACTCGGACAGCAGCTCCTGAAGAGGAAGATCACCATGGTTGGTACAGATCGAAAGAATAAGCCTGAGCTCCCACCTGCACTGCCTGCGTCAAAGGAGAGAGAGGTCTTCTCCTCAGAGTTTGCCTTCAAGCCCAACACCACTCTAGTTTCCTACctcccaaagaaaaacaagaatgtagTTCTTCTGAGCACACTGCAAACAGACATTAGCGATCGTGAGGACAGGAAGCCAATCATCATCCTAGACTACAACCGCAACAAAGGAGGTGTGGACAACCTGGATAAGGTGATTGGAACATATAGCTGCAGAAGAATGACTGCCTGCTGGCCCCTGATCATCTTCCACAACATCATTGACGTTTCCTCCTACAATGCCTTTGTGATTTGGAGAGAGATCAACCCAACCTGGATGTCTCATAAGCAGAACAAGaggaggttgttcctggagcaGCTAGGAAAGGCACTTGTAACTCCACTCATTGAAAGAAGGAAGCAAGTCCCCCGCACAGAACCCTCAGCAGCAGTTGTGAAAGCTATTCCGAGTCCAGGAGCTCCTGATCAACCTGAGGATCCATCTACCACAGCCACTTCCCCAGCTAGGGCAAGTAAGAGTAAGTTCTGA